The following coding sequences are from one Streptomyces angustmyceticus window:
- a CDS encoding PucR family transcriptional regulator, translating into MVTPMPVARARQDLFDVLAGQRELPEEGLNELARAAGWPVPETLQAVVLATPVEAAQLAAALGHALIGSVDGYTCLFVPDPATQTRARLEAALKGRPAAVGHVVPATDTASSLRWARYLLTLAPGRVGPESRPAFVDDHLSALLLLQDESLADALTSRWLGPLEELTPRQSERLEVTLLAWLEGGGAPEAAKLLHVHPQTVRYRLRQIEKLFGPVLRDPRTRFELEMALRSRRLMAHVRSYRARAGRRARAVASSIRPLGMAREARVNGL; encoded by the coding sequence GTGGTCACTCCGATGCCGGTGGCCCGGGCCCGCCAGGACCTGTTCGACGTGCTCGCCGGGCAGCGGGAGCTGCCGGAGGAGGGACTGAACGAGCTGGCCCGCGCGGCCGGCTGGCCGGTCCCCGAGACCCTCCAGGCCGTGGTCCTCGCCACCCCCGTCGAGGCCGCCCAGCTCGCCGCCGCGCTCGGCCACGCCCTCATCGGCTCCGTCGACGGGTACACCTGCCTGTTCGTCCCCGACCCGGCCACCCAGACCCGGGCCCGCCTGGAGGCGGCGCTCAAGGGCCGGCCGGCCGCGGTGGGACACGTCGTACCGGCCACCGACACCGCCTCCTCGCTGCGTTGGGCCCGGTACCTGCTGACGCTGGCCCCGGGCCGGGTCGGCCCCGAGTCGCGGCCCGCGTTCGTCGACGACCACCTCTCCGCGCTGCTGCTGCTCCAGGACGAGTCGCTGGCCGACGCGCTGACGTCCCGCTGGCTCGGCCCGCTGGAGGAGCTGACGCCCCGGCAGAGCGAGCGCCTCGAAGTCACCCTGCTGGCGTGGCTGGAGGGCGGCGGCGCCCCCGAGGCGGCCAAGCTGCTGCATGTGCACCCCCAGACGGTCCGCTACCGCCTGCGTCAGATCGAGAAGCTCTTCGGCCCGGTGCTGCGCGACCCGCGGACCCGCTTCGAGCTGGAGATGGCGCTGCGCAGCCGCCGGCTGATGGCGCACGTCCGCAGCTACCGCGCACGCGCCGGCCGCCGCGCACGGGCCGTCGCCTCGTCCATACGCCCGCTGGGCATGGCCCGCGAGGCCCGCGTCAACGGTCTTTGA
- a CDS encoding NADH-quinone oxidoreductase subunit NuoF family protein, whose product MTAPAPTRPLPAVPDPEPVPTLASFGPPRLLAGLDELPRMDRVAHLSRHGSLPQLTSTELVALAEDIDLRGRGGAGFPFARKLTAVMDGMRKADGKGAVVVNGSEGEPSCLKDTAMLLHAPHLVLDGALLAADALGAQEVALGVTRMDVLRSVQSAIDERGPVRPTLRVTLLTERFVTGEGSAMTNGLGGGPGLPSGRKIRSSERGLNGVPTLLSNTETYAQLAVAARLGALGYRTVGLPTEPGTLLLTVAGSRVVEVPYGVSLARVLALCGMDQGQGVLIGGYHGTFVSPTDALTANLSKESLAEYNAVLGAGAVLPLPYDTCPAGETVRVAQWMGAESAGQCGPCVLGLPALAEQLDRAVRGGGSAALEAVQARMRAVEKRGACSHPDGTARFVASALAAFPEEFERHAQGFGCGRPVTGALPVTGSRPLPSTVPQPVPAPSRPAAPPQERLLVDWTLCRGHGLCADVVPGIIKLGPDGYPEKASMPLPARMRRRAQLAVRRCPALALRVQGGN is encoded by the coding sequence ATGACCGCCCCCGCTCCCACCCGTCCGCTCCCGGCCGTCCCCGACCCGGAGCCCGTACCGACGCTGGCATCCTTCGGCCCGCCGCGCCTGCTGGCGGGCCTCGACGAGTTGCCGCGCATGGACCGGGTGGCACACCTGTCCCGGCACGGCAGCCTGCCGCAGCTCACCTCCACGGAGCTGGTGGCGCTGGCCGAGGACATCGACCTGCGCGGCCGGGGAGGTGCGGGCTTCCCCTTCGCCCGCAAGCTCACCGCCGTCATGGACGGGATGCGCAAGGCCGACGGCAAGGGCGCGGTGGTCGTCAACGGCAGCGAGGGCGAGCCCAGTTGCCTCAAGGACACCGCGATGCTGCTGCACGCCCCGCACCTGGTGCTCGACGGCGCCCTGCTGGCCGCCGACGCCCTGGGCGCCCAGGAGGTCGCGCTCGGGGTGACCCGCATGGACGTGCTGAGGTCCGTCCAGAGCGCCATCGACGAGCGCGGACCGGTGCGGCCGACGTTACGGGTCACCCTGCTCACCGAACGGTTCGTCACCGGCGAGGGCTCCGCGATGACGAACGGGCTGGGCGGCGGCCCCGGCCTCCCCTCGGGCCGCAAGATCCGCTCCAGCGAGCGCGGTCTCAACGGTGTGCCGACGCTGCTGTCCAACACCGAGACCTACGCCCAGCTCGCCGTGGCCGCCCGGCTCGGCGCGCTCGGCTACCGCACGGTGGGCCTGCCCACGGAGCCCGGCACGCTGCTGCTGACGGTCGCCGGCAGCCGCGTGGTGGAGGTGCCCTACGGCGTCTCGCTGGCCCGCGTCCTGGCGCTGTGCGGCATGGACCAGGGGCAGGGCGTGCTGATCGGCGGCTACCACGGCACCTTCGTGTCGCCCACCGACGCGCTGACCGCGAACCTCTCGAAGGAGTCGCTGGCGGAGTACAACGCGGTGCTCGGGGCCGGCGCGGTGCTGCCGCTGCCCTACGACACCTGCCCCGCGGGCGAGACGGTACGCGTCGCGCAGTGGATGGGCGCCGAGTCGGCCGGCCAGTGCGGCCCCTGTGTGCTGGGCCTGCCCGCGCTCGCCGAGCAGCTCGACCGCGCCGTACGGGGCGGCGGTTCGGCCGCCCTGGAGGCCGTCCAGGCGCGGATGCGGGCGGTCGAGAAGCGGGGCGCCTGCAGCCATCCGGACGGCACCGCGCGCTTCGTCGCCTCGGCCCTCGCCGCCTTCCCCGAGGAGTTCGAGCGGCATGCGCAGGGGTTCGGATGCGGCCGCCCGGTGACCGGGGCGCTGCCGGTCACCGGGAGCCGGCCGCTGCCGTCCACCGTGCCGCAGCCGGTGCCCGCGCCCTCCCGGCCGGCCGCGCCGCCGCAGGAGCGGCTGCTGGTCGACTGGACGCTGTGCCGCGGCCACGGCCTGTGCGCGGACGTGGTGCCCGGCATCATCAAGCTCGGCCCGGACGGCTACCCGGAGAAGGCGAGCATGCCGCTGCCGGCCCGGATGCGGCGCCGCGCGCAGCTGGCGGTGCGCCGCTGTCCGGCGCTCGCGCTGCGCGTGCAGGGCGGCAACTGA